A genomic window from Silene latifolia isolate original U9 population chromosome Y, ASM4854445v1, whole genome shotgun sequence includes:
- the LOC141630467 gene encoding uncharacterized protein LOC141630467, with the protein MDPIKYLFEKPVLNGRMSGWTLLLSEFDLKYVPLKAIKGRVVADFITDNTIEEVEIADTWSFPEEDVIYIEDDVLDLYFDEASNYMPYGDEIILISPKGEHVSFSIKSDFNVTNNAAECEACLLGLRIALDLDVKKLLVHGDSFLVINQVVGWWKIKSDSLAPYQARIEELERYFGDVKCVHLSRDENQFPDALSKLDALINIPEQKDRMPIFVERRSSPSYVNEIDDAEESEAEPWYMAILRYKEMGEYPMDLDVRGERALRMLTSQFVKIDDGHLYTRTTKGDLLRHVDILTAEKVMEEFHAESIGHT; encoded by the coding sequence ATGGATCCAATCAAGTACCTGTTTGAAAAACCGGTGCTCAATGGTAGAATGTCGGGATGGACTCTTTTGCTATCTgagtttgacctcaaatacgtacccTTAAAAGCAATTAAGGGAAGAGTAGTAGCGGATTTCATTACTGACAACACAATTGAAGAAGTTGAGATAGcggatacttggtcatttcccgaagAAGACGTGATTTATATAGAAGATGATGTGttggacctatactttgatgaaGCGTCTAATTATATGCCATACGGGGACGAAATTATCCTAATCTCCCCGAAGGGTGAACACGTTTCGTTTTCAATTAAATCGGACTTTAACGTGACGAATAATGCCGCGGAATGTGAGGCATGTTTGTTGGGCTTGCGTATCGCGCTCGATTTGGACGTGAAAAAGCTTTTGGTACATGGGGACTCCTTCCTCGTAATCAATCAAGTAGTTGGGTGGTGGAaaatcaaaagtgatagtttagCCCCATACCAAGCAAGGATCGAAGAATTAGAACGATACTTCGGTGATGTCAAATGTGTTCATCTTTCGAGAGATGAAAATCAATTTccagatgcactatcaaagctagacGCGTTAATCAATATTCCCGAGCAAAAGGACCGTATGCCAATTTTTGTCGAAAGGAGATCGTCACCCTCTTATGTGAATGAAATTGATGATGCCGAAGAAAGTGAAGCTGAGCCTTGGTATATGGCTATTCTAAGGTATAAAGAAATGGGAGAATACCCTATGGACCTTGATGTACGAGGGGAGCGTGCTTTAAGAATGCTGACATCCCaatttgttaagattgatgatgGCCATTTATATACAAGAACAACCAAAGGTGATTTGTTGCGACATGTTGATATATTGACCGCCGAAAAAGTTATGGAAGAATTCCATGCGGAGAGTATTGGCCACACATGA